In Paramormyrops kingsleyae isolate MSU_618 chromosome 5, PKINGS_0.4, whole genome shotgun sequence, one DNA window encodes the following:
- the LOC111858877 gene encoding protein NLRC3-like, whose translation MKENIWNTNAKKAGQHHVNNPAEENGRTSLPGTSTTPIPGIQTAITAHTGSNAAAPQICQSHITGDVNFNIHLQGDVNGVGRSQKRQRQHSPPSDGLMDSTDSLNETQRAQMDPSSCSEPKKPRTDYGFSVVQEKHKSNLKRKFENVSEGIPRAGKSIHLNSVFINLDITEGDIEGVIDEHEICQIEIAPIKETSTISIHDILKPLKGEMKTIRTVLTKGIAGIGKTVSVNKFILDWADGKENQDIDFVFQFSFRELNIMKQKFSLMKLIYQFYPEIEELLGLENYNILFIFDGFDECRFPLKFKYNECNCSLKKELPLGELLTNLIRGNMFRSACLWITSRPAAASQIPPECVDRITIIQGFNDFQKEEYFRKRFSDGNLVTKIMSHVKSNRSIYIMCHIPLCCWIVATVLQKVFTQKDREIPTTLTQMYTHFLLIQINRNNKYFEKNNRGSRTTAEDHQKIIQNLGKLAFQELVKENALFSEKDLKDCGIDVRDVLYSGICTEIIKEECFSVQMKMYCFVHLTIQEYLAALHVFYLFVNKNMKPLVDFFKMKPRVLHGLHKAAVDTALRCEKGHLDLFLRFLLGISLDSNQRLLENLLPLRKESSHSIMRTTQYIIKILNGRKISPDRGINLVHCLMELNYSSLVEKVQNLESSGSATKLSLTECSALAYVLMLPHNVCDEFDLKKFNVPDAGLCRLAPVIRSRKTAVFNYCKLSIESCKILASVLQSPRLHLVDLHLSHCDLGDQALEILCSGLMSRRCQLERLDLSFNKLSSAAVKQLCDVLRRPQCKLQCLDLSSNDLGDAAVKVLCETLPSLQWKLQTMKLSSCRITEQGFASLASALRSNPPHLKELDLSNNNPGRSGAELISAAGKNLTCKVTLGQVDERRSDFLKYACKLTLDPNTANKFLYISYAGTKVTRRGQRQPYPDHPGRFIGCNQVLCREGLQGCCYWEAELDGCDAYVGMAYEGIVRSTACHAARLGYRDKSWALYCSAGKFSAHHNKKEIIDITVPQSRTCRIGVYLDWKGGSLSFYSVSSDTLTHLYTFHSTFTEVLYPGFRLLKKNTSWALCRLH comes from the exons ATGAAAGAAAACATCTGGAATACCAACGCTAAAAAAG CTGGACAACATCACGTTAATAACCCTGCTGAAGAAAATGGAAGAACTTCTCTGCCTGGGACCAGCACAACCCCGATTCCTGGTATCCAGACTGCCATCACGGCTCATACTGGAAGCAACGCTGCTGCCCCCCAAATCTGTCAGTCCCATATTACTGGTGATGTAAATTTCAACATCCATCTCCAAG GTGATGTGAATGGAGTGGGGCGTAGCCAGAAGCGGCAAAG ACAACATTCACCGCCAAGTGATGGACTGATGGATTCTACTGATTCCTTGAATGAAACACAGAGAGCTCAG ATGGATCCATCATCATGCTCAGAGCCAAAGAAACCAAGAAcag ATTATGGCTTTTCAGTTGTCCAGGAAAAGCATAAATCTAATCTGAAGAGAAAATTTGAAAACGTATCTGAGGGAATTCCACGGGCAGGGAAATCGATTCATCTGAATAGTGTGTTTATAAACCTCGACATAACAGAAGGTGACATCGAAGGGGTAATTGATGAACATGAGATATGTCAGATTGAAATTGCCCCCATAAAGGAAACGTCTACAATTTCTATACATGATATCTTAAAACCCTTAAAAGGTGAAATGAAAACCATCAGAACTGTGCTGACGAAGGGGATTGCGGGAATTGGAAAGACGGTTTCTGTGAACAAGTTCATTCTTGACTGGGCAGATGGCAAAGAGAATCAAGACATCGATTTTGTTTTCCAATTTAGTTTTCGTGAACTGAATATAATGAAGCAAAAATTCAGTCTAATGAAACTTATTTATCAATTCTACCCAGAAATAGAGGAGCTACTAGGACTTGAAAACTACAACATTTTGTTTATCTTTGATGGCTTTGATGAGTGTCGATTTCCTTTGAAATTCAAGTATAATGAGTGCAATTGCTCCTTAAAAAAGGAACTGCCTTTGGGTGAATTGCTAACAAACCTCATCCGGGGGAATATGTTTCGCTCTGCCTGCCTCTGGATCACCTCCCGACCAGCAGCAGCCAGTCAGATCCCCCCTGAATGTGTCGACCGAATAACAATAATACAAGGATTCAATGATTTCCAGAAGGAAGAGTACTTCAGGAAGAGATTCTCTGATGGTAACCTAGTTACCAAAATAATGTCACATGTCAAGTCAAACAGAAGCATCTACATTATGTGCCACATACCGCTTTGCTGTTGGATTGTAGCCACTGTTCTTCAAAAGGTTTTTACTCAGAAAGATAGAGAAATTCCCACGACTTTGACACAAATGTACACTCACTTCCTGCTCATTCAAATCAATAGAAACAATAAGTATTTTGAAAAGAATAATCGAGGTTCAAGGACGACAGCAGAAGATCATCAGAAGATCATTCAGAATCTAGGGAAACTAGCTTTTCAAGAGCTGGTTAAAGAGAATGCCTTGTTTTCTGAGAAGGACTTGAAAGATTGTGGTATAGATGTCCGTGACGTTTTATACTCTGGAATCtgcacagaaataataaaagagGAATGTTTTTCAGTTCAGATGAAGATGTACTGTTTTGTTCACCTCACCATTCAAGAGTATCTTGCTGCTCttcatgtgttttatttatttgtcaacAAGAACATGAAGCCACTGGTAGATTTTTTCAAGATGAAGCCTAGAGTTTTACATGGCTTGCACAAAGCTGCAGTGGATACGGCCCTTAGGTGTGAAAAAGGACACCTGGATCTTTTCCTTCGCTTCCTACTGGGAATTTCACTGGACTCCAATCAGCGTCTTCTTGAAAACCTTCTGCCTTTGAGAAAAGAAAGCTCACATAGCATTATGAGAACAACCCAGTACATCATCAAAATTCTGAATGGGAGGAAGATTTCTCCAGACAGAGGCATCAACCTTGTGCACTGTTTGATGGAGCTGAATTACAGCTCTCTAGTGGAGAAAGTCCAAAACCTTGAAAGCTCTGGTTCAGCTACGAAGCTTTCTCTGACAGAGTGTTCAGCACTGGCATACGTACTTATGCTGCCACACAATGTTTGTGATGAGTTTGATCTGAAGAAGTTTAACGTGCCAGATGCGGGTCTTTGCCGACTTGCCCCTGTGATAAGATCAAGAAAAACTGCTGT GTTTAACTACTGCAAGCTCTCAATAGAATCGTGTAAAATACTGGCCTCGGTTCTCCAGTCGCCCAGGTTGCACCTTGTAGATCTGCATCTCAGCCACTGTGACCTGGGGGACCAGGCACTGGAAATCCTCTGTTCTGGGCTGATGAGTCGGCGGTGTCAGCTGGAGAGGCTGGATCTCAGCTTTAATAAACTGAGCAGCGCAGCAGTGAAGCAGCTCTGTGACGTGCTGAGAAGGCCGCAGTGTAAACTGCAGTGTCTGGATCTCAGCAGCAATGACCTGGGGGACGCGGCAGTGAAGGTGCTCTGTGAGACACTGCCTAGTCTGCAATGGAAACTACAGACAATGAA ACTGTCAAGCTGTCGAATCACAGAGCAAGGTTTTGCTTCTCTGGCTTCAGCCCTCCGTTCAAACCCTCCACACCTCaaagagctggacctgagcaaCAATAACCCTGGCAGATCAGGGGCAGAGCTGATCTCTGCTGCGGGGAAGAACCTCACCTGCAAAGTGAC TTTGGGCCAAGTTGACGAGCGTAGATCTGACTTTCTGAAAT ATGCCTGTAAGCTGacactggaccccaacacagcaaacaagtTTTTATATATCAGTTATGCAGGCACAAAGGTGACCAGGAGGGGGCAACGGCAGCCATACCCCGATCACCCAGGGAGATTCATTGGCTGTAACCAAGTGCTGTGCAGAGAGGGCCTGCAGGGctgctgttactgggaggcggAGCTGGATGGATGTGATGCATATGTGGGGATGGCATATGAAGGGATCGTGAGGAGCACAGCGTGTCACGCGGCTCGCCTCGGTTACAGGGACAAGTCCTGGGCTCTGTACTGCTCAGCTGGCAAGTTCTCTGCACATCATAACAAAAAGGAGATTATTGATATCACTGTGCCCCAGTCCAGAACCTGCAGGATCGGGGTGTACCTGGACTGGAAAGGTGGCAGTCTGTCCTTCTACAGCGTCTCCTCTGACACGCTGACCCACCTCTACACCTTCCACTCCACATTCACTGAGGTCCTGTATCCAGGGTTCAGGCTTCTGAAGAAAAACACATCGTGGGCCCTGTGTCGGCTGCACTGA